The following coding sequences lie in one Bacteroidota bacterium genomic window:
- a CDS encoding response regulator — MTESQSLRVLLVDDEDSFRLSIEMGLKMTSTFVIESCASGEEAVDLLKRETFDVILLDNRMGEMSGMDVLEWMHKQKISTPVILVTAAGSESTAIEALQLGVYDYIRKDHLDIERLSLAIKSVYERYQYRKQIIENDAKERLLLEKQHELDSLRTFHDTVNSIGQLVEKSLGDLSSALKRHENALLATVKEGKEQESKDIFTELKQGLEVIASGVSSMRSLSTMVTKKLDEIHIVPQHNKH; from the coding sequence ATGACAGAGTCGCAATCGCTTCGCGTCCTTCTTGTTGATGATGAAGATTCATTCCGCCTCAGCATCGAAATGGGGCTGAAAATGACGAGTACCTTTGTCATTGAGTCGTGCGCGTCCGGCGAAGAAGCGGTTGATCTCTTAAAAAGAGAGACCTTCGACGTCATCCTTCTCGATAACCGGATGGGGGAGATGTCGGGAATGGATGTCCTCGAATGGATGCATAAGCAAAAGATTTCGACGCCGGTCATTCTTGTGACTGCCGCAGGTTCCGAGTCGACAGCGATTGAAGCCCTGCAACTGGGAGTCTACGATTACATCCGGAAGGATCATCTCGATATCGAGCGGCTCTCGCTCGCGATCAAGAGTGTATACGAACGGTATCAGTATCGGAAGCAAATTATCGAGAATGATGCGAAAGAACGCCTCCTCCTTGAAAAGCAGCACGAACTTGATTCGCTCAGGACATTCCATGATACGGTGAACTCCATCGGCCAGTTGGTGGAAAAAAGCCTTGGAGACCTTTCTTCTGCCCTGAAGCGGCATGAAAACGCGTTGCTGGCAACCGTGAAGGAAGGGAAGGAGCAGGAGAGTAAGGATATTTTCACGGAATTGAAGCAAGGGCTCGAAGTTATCGCCTCGGGAGTCAGTTCGATGCGCAGCCTTTCAACGATGGTGACAAAAAAATTGGATGAAATTCATATCGTCCCTCAGCATAACAAACACTGA
- a CDS encoding S9 family peptidase, protein MRALFSPYKTLFVIAVACVTLSAQTDKKGLTLEDIFSSGKYTGKTLSGIHWMKDGAHFSYTERDTTAKATSIYAYDVKKKSSALILSTVSLKLNQNDPPFRFTTYQWSPNEKQILFISAPPEREYLSRLTPAGNVFLFDLQSKLFRRLTNVTEPQYNVKFSPDGNSVGLVRQNNIIVIDIASGTEHQLTKDGAEHVINGKFDWVYEEEFEISDGWQWSPDSKHIAFWRLDENRVPEYTMTEWDSLYPTLIPMRYPKAGEPNSIVKIGVVDVQTGTTQWMDLGANDDIYVPRMNWTKDPSVLSIQRLNRAQNTIELLYATIATGATKAVVTESDDKWIDVTNDLTFLKDGKFIWPSERDGYRHLYLYKNDGTLLNQITKGEWEVESFYGVDEENGELYFSSTEESPLERQVYKIRLNGKGKTRLTAKAGTHAANFSPSMEYFLDTYSNISTPPSVAILRNDGRPIATVVEGAIPALNDLQLGKTSFLSVTTSDGVRLNAAIMKPADFDSTKKYPVLVYTYGGPGSQVVVNRWERTSDVLWYTYLTQHGYLIFMIDNRGTGARGKAFKTAGYRNLGKWEVHDQVEGAKYLGSLPYVDRSRIGIWGWSYGGYLTSMVILNGADYFKTAIAVAPVTSWRYYDNIYTERYMGTPQNNPEGYAESSPITHAAKLKGNFLLIHGTSDDNVHFQNSANFVSALEKANKQFSVRFYPDKNHGIYGGVTRLNLYTLMTNFIFANL, encoded by the coding sequence ATGCGCGCTCTATTTTCTCCGTATAAAACACTCTTTGTCATCGCTGTTGCTTGCGTTACTCTCTCTGCTCAGACCGATAAAAAGGGGCTGACCCTTGAGGATATTTTTAGCTCCGGCAAATATACAGGGAAAACGCTCAGCGGCATCCATTGGATGAAAGACGGGGCACACTTTTCGTACACCGAAAGAGATACGACCGCAAAGGCCACAAGCATCTATGCTTATGATGTCAAAAAGAAATCAAGCGCGTTGATCCTCAGCACGGTGTCATTAAAGCTGAATCAAAACGACCCGCCGTTTCGTTTTACGACGTACCAGTGGTCTCCGAACGAGAAACAAATTCTCTTCATCTCTGCGCCGCCGGAGAGGGAATATTTGTCGCGTCTAACGCCCGCAGGCAATGTCTTTTTATTCGACCTGCAGTCCAAATTATTCCGCCGTCTTACCAACGTCACTGAGCCTCAATACAATGTAAAATTCTCTCCGGATGGAAATTCTGTTGGTCTGGTCCGTCAAAATAATATCATCGTGATCGATATTGCATCCGGCACAGAGCATCAATTGACAAAGGACGGGGCAGAGCATGTCATCAACGGAAAGTTCGATTGGGTCTACGAAGAAGAATTTGAAATTTCGGACGGCTGGCAATGGTCTCCGGACAGCAAACACATTGCGTTTTGGCGGCTCGATGAAAATCGCGTCCCTGAATACACGATGACCGAATGGGATTCCCTGTACCCAACATTGATACCGATGCGTTATCCGAAAGCGGGTGAACCGAACTCCATCGTCAAAATCGGCGTTGTCGATGTCCAGACTGGTACAACGCAGTGGATGGACCTTGGCGCGAACGACGATATTTACGTTCCAAGAATGAATTGGACGAAAGATCCGTCGGTCCTTTCGATTCAGCGGCTGAATCGCGCGCAGAATACCATCGAGCTCCTGTATGCCACGATCGCCACCGGGGCGACCAAAGCCGTCGTAACGGAATCCGACGACAAATGGATCGACGTGACGAACGACCTTACGTTCTTAAAGGATGGGAAATTTATTTGGCCCTCCGAACGCGACGGCTATCGTCATCTCTACCTCTACAAAAACGATGGGACGCTTCTTAACCAAATTACAAAAGGGGAGTGGGAAGTGGAATCATTTTACGGCGTGGATGAAGAGAACGGCGAACTGTATTTTTCTTCCACGGAAGAGTCCCCACTTGAACGGCAGGTCTATAAGATCCGATTGAACGGGAAAGGTAAAACCCGGCTGACGGCAAAGGCCGGAACACATGCGGCAAATTTTTCCCCCTCCATGGAATATTTCCTCGACACGTACTCAAATATTTCGACCCCTCCGTCCGTAGCAATCCTCAGGAATGACGGAAGGCCGATCGCTACCGTCGTGGAAGGCGCTATTCCGGCCCTTAACGATCTTCAACTGGGGAAGACCTCATTCCTCTCGGTAACGACGTCCGATGGCGTCCGGCTCAACGCGGCGATTATGAAGCCGGCTGATTTCGATTCAACAAAAAAATACCCGGTTCTCGTTTATACATACGGCGGTCCCGGCTCTCAGGTCGTTGTCAACAGATGGGAACGGACGTCGGATGTTCTTTGGTACACCTATTTGACGCAGCACGGCTATTTGATCTTCATGATCGATAATCGTGGAACCGGTGCACGCGGAAAAGCCTTTAAGACGGCCGGATACAGAAATTTGGGGAAGTGGGAAGTGCATGACCAGGTGGAAGGAGCGAAGTATCTCGGCTCGCTCCCGTACGTTGACAGATCCAGGATCGGCATCTGGGGATGGAGTTACGGCGGTTATCTGACAAGCATGGTGATTCTCAACGGCGCTGATTACTTTAAGACTGCGATCGCCGTTGCCCCGGTCACCAGCTGGCGGTATTATGATAACATTTACACAGAACGCTATATGGGCACTCCTCAGAATAATCCGGAGGGATATGCGGAGAGCTCGCCGATCACCCACGCTGCAAAACTTAAAGGAAATTTCTTATTGATCCACGGAACGAGCGACGACAATGTTCATTTTCAGAACTCGGCGAACTTTGTTTCTGCGCTTGAAAAGGCCAACAAACAGTTCTCGGTCCGGTTTTACCCCGATAAAAATCATGGTATCTATGGAGGCGTGACCCGTCTTAATCTTTATACATTGATGACCAACTTCATTTTTGCAAATTTATAG
- the thrS gene encoding threonine--tRNA ligase: MNTVTITFPDNSKKEFERGITGAQIAEGISRGLAKNALSVTVNGEVWDLSRPINGDAAVKINTWDSPEGKSTYWHSSAHLMAEAVETLFPGTRFGIGPSIENGFYYDIDMGDHSLTSEDLAAIEAKMREFAERDEKFQREEVPWEKAVDYFTKKGDQYKLELLNEFKGESISMYHQGDFTDLCYGPHIPSTGKIKFIKLMNVAGAYWRGNEKNKMLQRIYGITFPTKQELDDYLFRIEEAKRRDHRKIGAEMELFLLTPKVGAGLPLWMPKGTVIRETLEKFLREEQRKRGYLPVVTPHIANLELYKTSGHYPYYKDSQFAPITMEDGEQFLLKPMNCPHHHQIYSAKPRSYRDLPIRLAEFGTVYRYEQSGEMSGLTRVRGFTQDDAHIYCSHDQLKQEIARTVELTQFVFRTFGMEVTTRLSFRDDKNVDKFGGDAAFWEQAQREIKEVADEMKLTYFVGIGEASFYGPKIDFMVKDAIGRTWQLGTVQVDYVMPERFQLEFTGADGQKHRPVIIHRAPFGSFERFIGILIEHFAGDFPLWLAPVQAVVIPITDAHAEYATSILESLKKADIRAEFDDRNEKVGYKIRDWELKKVPYMVVVGEKEKAAGTASVRQHKKGDLGSVIPARFIEQLQNEIQQKSITA; this comes from the coding sequence ATGAACACAGTGACGATAACTTTTCCGGACAACAGCAAAAAAGAATTCGAACGCGGGATAACCGGGGCTCAGATCGCAGAGGGGATCAGCCGCGGTTTGGCGAAGAACGCTCTTTCGGTAACTGTCAACGGCGAAGTATGGGATCTCAGCCGCCCGATCAACGGCGACGCTGCGGTCAAGATTAATACATGGGATTCTCCGGAAGGAAAATCGACGTACTGGCACAGCTCCGCCCACTTGATGGCCGAAGCGGTCGAAACACTGTTCCCCGGAACCAGGTTTGGCATCGGCCCGTCGATCGAAAACGGCTTCTACTATGATATCGATATGGGGGACCACTCCCTGACGAGCGAGGACCTTGCCGCGATCGAAGCAAAGATGAGGGAATTTGCTGAGCGGGACGAGAAGTTTCAGCGTGAAGAGGTCCCCTGGGAAAAAGCCGTCGATTATTTCACGAAGAAAGGGGATCAGTACAAACTGGAATTGCTGAATGAGTTCAAGGGGGAATCGATCAGCATGTATCATCAGGGAGATTTCACCGACCTGTGCTATGGTCCTCACATTCCCTCGACAGGAAAGATCAAGTTCATCAAACTGATGAACGTTGCGGGAGCCTATTGGCGCGGCAACGAGAAGAATAAAATGCTTCAGCGGATCTACGGTATCACCTTCCCGACGAAGCAAGAACTCGACGACTATCTTTTCAGGATCGAGGAGGCCAAGCGACGAGACCATCGCAAGATCGGCGCCGAGATGGAATTATTTCTTTTGACCCCGAAAGTGGGTGCCGGTCTGCCGCTCTGGATGCCGAAGGGAACGGTGATCCGCGAAACGCTGGAAAAATTCTTGCGCGAAGAACAGCGGAAACGAGGCTATCTTCCTGTTGTCACTCCTCATATCGCGAATTTAGAGCTCTACAAGACGTCGGGGCACTATCCGTATTACAAGGACTCTCAATTCGCGCCGATCACGATGGAGGATGGAGAACAGTTTTTGCTGAAGCCGATGAATTGTCCGCATCATCATCAGATCTATTCCGCGAAGCCCCGGTCGTACCGCGACCTGCCGATCCGCCTGGCGGAATTTGGCACTGTGTACCGATACGAACAATCCGGCGAGATGAGCGGACTGACGCGCGTTCGCGGCTTTACACAGGATGACGCCCACATTTATTGCTCGCATGATCAATTGAAACAGGAGATCGCACGAACGGTCGAGCTGACCCAATTTGTCTTCCGCACATTTGGCATGGAGGTCACCACGCGGCTTTCTTTCCGCGACGACAAGAACGTCGATAAATTCGGGGGCGATGCCGCGTTTTGGGAACAAGCGCAGCGGGAGATCAAAGAAGTTGCGGACGAGATGAAGCTGACCTATTTCGTCGGAATCGGCGAGGCTTCGTTCTATGGACCGAAGATCGACTTCATGGTGAAGGATGCCATCGGAAGAACCTGGCAGCTCGGCACAGTGCAGGTCGATTATGTGATGCCCGAACGATTTCAGTTGGAATTCACCGGGGCCGACGGTCAGAAGCACCGCCCCGTCATCATCCACCGCGCTCCGTTCGGGTCATTCGAGAGATTCATCGGCATTCTCATCGAACATTTTGCGGGGGATTTCCCGCTCTGGCTCGCTCCGGTGCAGGCGGTCGTTATTCCGATCACCGACGCACACGCAGAATATGCAACGTCCATTCTCGAAAGCCTGAAGAAGGCCGATATCAGGGCGGAATTTGACGATCGGAACGAGAAGGTCGGATACAAAATCCGCGACTGGGAGCTGAAAAAAGTTCCGTACATGGTTGTCGTCGGCGAGAAGGAGAAGGCGGCAGGGACGGCGTCCGTCCGCCAGCACAAAAAAGGCGATTTGGGCAGCGTCATTCCGGCAAGATTTATTGAACAGCTCCAGAACGAAATACAACAAAAATCTATCACGGCATAG